TGCCACGCCGCGGCGCGCAAACCGGCCGGGCCGTGCCTGCGGGACGCGGCCGCGGGTGCGAGCACCGTGGCCGCGGCGGTGTCGCGGTGCTCGGCGAGCAGCAGGTGGGCCAGCAGGATGCGGGCCCGGGCGGCGGGTTCCGGCCATCCGGCCCGATCCAGCGTCCTGACGTCGGCCCGGGCCGCACGCAGCAGGTCGGGCCCGCGTTCGCCGGTGGCCACCCGGGCCGCCGTGCACACGTGTGCGGCGGTGGCGGGCCAGGGTCCGCCGCGTTGCCCGCGCAGCGCCGCACCGGCCCGGCCGGCGGCGTCCCGCGCCGCCGCGGGTGCCCCGGCAAGCAGCGCCGCCTCGGCCACCAGCAGCCACCCGATGCCGACGTCCAGCCGGTGACCCAGGGGCTCCAGCACCGCCAGCGCACGGCGGGCATCGAGCGCCGCCTCGGTGGCCAGCCGGGCGTCCAACAAGGTCTGCGCCCGGTCCAGCCAGGTGATCGCGCCTTGCGCTGGGGTGATGCCCGGCATCCGCTCGGCCCGGTCGAACGCGGCCAGCGCCGCGGGCACGTCGCCCGCCCGGGCGGCGGCATAGCCCAGGTTGTGCGCGGCGTCGGCGGCCAACAACGCAAGTTTGTGCTCGCTCGCCAACGCCAGGCACTCCTGCAGATCGCGGGTGGCCGCGGCGGTCTCACCCCGCCAGGCGCGCAGCGCGCCCCGATTGAGCAGCACCAGCGCCACGAAGCGGAAGTCACCGGCCCGGCGCAGCACCGGTAGCGCCGCGCGGTAGGCGGACAACGCGGCCTCGTAGTGCCCGGTCCGGCTGAGCACCAACCCGCGTTGCGCCGCGACCCGGACGGCGTCCACTCGACCGGCCACCAGCGCTGCGGCGTCAAGTTGACGCAGCGCGGCATCGGTGTCGCCGCGGCGCACCAGCACACCGGCCAAACTCAGTCGAGCCTGCGCCTCCCGGCCCGGCAGGCTGTGGCGCCGCGCCAGGGTCACCGCGGAACGCAGGGTCCGGGCGGCCTCGGTCAGGTCGTCGGTTTCGGCCCGGGCCAACCCCAACGCCCGCAGCGCCACCACCCGGGCCTCTGCGGGGGCGTCGGATGCCACGACCGCCCGGGCCACTCGGGCTGCGGCTGCCGGGTCATCCGACACCAGGGCGATCGCGGTCTCGGCCGCGGTCAGCGCAGCGGGCAGGGAATCTGAGGACACCTCAGATAGTGGTCCAGCGGGTGACCACGGCCGGCCCCGCCGCGGGTTCCCACCGCAGCCGGAATATTCCGTCGGGCAGGCCGTCGATCACGAAACGGCCCAACGCGTCGGGAGCGACATCGCGTTGCTCGTGGACCGACTGCACCCGCAGCCGGCCCGGGCCGGCGGGGGACAGTTGCCCGAGCACGCGGCGGCGCGCACCGTCGTCGTGCACCTGGAGTTCCATGACCACTCGGCCGGCCCGGAAGGACAGCATTCGTGGTCCGCCGCCCGAGCGGACCCCGGACCCCTCCAGGCCGACGTCGGCGACGAGGGCGGCCAGGACCGCGTCCGGGTCACGCAGGGCGAATGCCGCCCGGGCGGCTTCCCGCAGGTAGTCGGGCACCGGGTCCAGCCGGTCGTGCACGGCGGCGATCGCGGCCAGTAGGTCGGCGTCCTCGCTCATACCGGGCCGCCGGAGACCACCAGATATCCCGAGGCGACCAGCCCGCGACGCAACTGTTCCAGGCAGCGGGCGCGGCTCGGCCCGATGCTGCCCACCGGCATCCCCGCGGCCGCCGAGACCTGCGCGTAGCTGGCATCCGGATCGGCCGAGATAACCCGCAGCAACGTGCGGCACCGCTCGGACAGTTGCTGTAACGCGGTCCATACCTGGCGGTCGCGTTCGTCATCCAACAGCGCGATCTCGGGGGTGTCCCGGGCATCGGACGGCGTGCCATCCAGCACGAACGGATCGGGCACCTCGCGCTCCCGACGCCGCTGTACCCGCAGGCACTCGCGCCGGGTGGTGGTGCGCAACCAACCCGCCAACGCCGCCGGCTCCCGCAACCGATCGAGGTGTTCCAGCAGCCGCAGCCACACCGTCTGGACGACGTCGGCGGCGTCCGGTCGATCCAACCGGTGGGTCCGGGTGACCGCCCACACCAGGGACGCGTACCGGTCCACGAGGGTGTCCCAGGCGGCCTGCTCGCCGCGCGCCGCGGCGGCGACCAACCGGTCGACGTCGAGCGCAGCGTCCATGGTGGCCGAGAGTAGGGCTAACCGATCACGATGCCCAGACCCGGGACGTGACGGGCCGTCGGATCAAGCACCAGATCGGCCGCTGCGGCCACGTCGATGCCACGATCGGCAGCCAGCCGGGCGATGGTCCCGGTGATCACCGGAGCCGCGAAGGAGGTGCCGCTCCAGCGGGCGAAACCTGCCGTGCCGTCGGGTAACGGGAACGCGCTGTGCACCTCCTGCCCGATCGCGCAGGCCTCTATCCACCAGGCATGGTTGGAGAACGCGGCCCGTTGCCTGCCGGCGGCGTCCAGCGCGCCGACCGCCAGCACGTTCTTCAGGGCGGCCGGCCAAAACGGCCGGTCGGTGTGCGCATTGCCCGCGGCGGCCACCAGCACGGTGCGCCGGCCCAGCGCCGCCACTGCCTCGCTGACCAGCGCCGACGGTCGATCGTCGTAGGTGTGGCAACCGAAGGACAGATTCACCAGGTCCACCCGTCGGCCCGTCCCCGCCGCCTCGGCGCGCAGTGCGGCCAACGCCTCGATCAGGTGCACCTCGTCACACACCCCGTCGCCGGACAGCAACCGACGCACCATCAGGTGAGCCGACGGGGCCTGGTGCAACAGCACCCCGGTGACGAACGTGCCGTGCCCGGCCTGATGGTCGGGCAGCCCGTCGCCATCGGCGTCCAGTACCTCGCGCTGATCCGCCGTCACCTCGACCCACCAGGACCGTTCGGTGAACCACGGGTGCGCGGTGATGCCGGTGTCCAGCACGGCCACGGTCACCTCGGCCGCGAACGGGTCGGCGGGCGCCGGCGCCGGGGCAGGGTCCGCAGTCGGCGTTGGGTCATCCGCGGGCCCGCCGCGCCAGCGGGGTGCGGCGCGCAGCAGGTGCACCGGGGCCGCGGTGCCGTGCCGGTCCCGATCCCCGAGGTCGGCCAACAGGCTGCGCACATCCGCTCCGGTGCCGGTGCGCAGCGGCCACCGATGCACCCCGGCCACGGGCGGGTGCGGGTCGGCCAACCAGCGGGTCAAGGTGGCAGGCAGCGTCGTGCGGTCCCGCTCGGCCACCATCAGCTGGTCGGCGCGCAGCATCGCCGGTGGGTCCTCGGTACGCACCGCGCCGTGCCGGGCCAGCAACGCGTCCATCGAGGCGCAGCCTCCCGGGCGATGGTGCCCGCCGGCTACGGTGAGGCGTGCCGATCGAGCGGGCGGACGCCCTCGCCCTGGACGCCGCCGACCCGTTGGCGGAATTCCGCGACCGGTTCGTCGAACCCGAGCCCGGCCTGATCTACCTGGACGGCAACTCGCTGGGGCGCCTCCCGCGGGCCACCCGGGACCGGTTGGCCATCGTGATCGAGCAGGAGTGGGGCGGCGGGCTGGTTCGCTCCTGGCAGGACTGGATCGAACTGCCCCAGCGGGTCGGCGACCACATCGGCGAGGTGCTGCTCGGCGCCGCGCCTGGCCAGGTGTTGATCGCCGACGCGACCACGGTCAACCTCTACAAACTGGCCGCGACTGCCCTGGACCTACGCCCCGATCGCCGGGTGATCCTCACCGCGGCCGACGAGTTCCCCACCGACCTTTACGTACTGGAGGGGCTGGCGGCGGCCCGTGGCCTGCAGGTGCGGGTGGTGCCCGCGGATCACGCGCACGGGCCGGCGCCGGCCGATGTGCTGGGCGCGTTGGATTCCGAGGTGGCGCTGCTGTGCCTGAGCCACGTCGGTTACCGCGGCGGCGCCCTGGCCGACCTGCCGTTGCTCACCGCCGCCGCGCACGAGGTCGGCGCCCTGGTGTTGTGGGACCTCAGCCACGCGGTCGGCGCGGTGCCCATCGAGTTGGACGCGGCCGGGGTCGACCTGGCCACCGGGTGCACCTACAAGTACCTCAACGGCGGACCCGGAGCCCCGGCGTTTCTCTACGTGAATCGCGCGTTGCACGCCCGGGCACGCCAACCGATCTGGGGCTGGTTCGGGCAACGCGACCAGTTCGCCATGGCGGCCGGCTATGACCCGGAGCCCGACGTGCGCGCCTTCGGTACCGGCACCCCGGCGGTGCTCGGCCTGATCGCGGTGGAGGAGGGTGTGCGCCTGCTCGCCGAGGCAGGCCTGGATCGCCTGCGGGCCAAGGGCATCGCGCTGACCGAACTCGGTATCGTGCTGACCGACGAGCGGCTCGCCCCGCTCGGCTTCGAGGTGGCCTCCCCCCGCGATTCCGCCCGCCGGGGCTCGCACCTGACGTTGCGTCACCCGCAGGCCTGGCCCATCTGCGCGATGCTCGTCGACGCGGGCATCGTCGGTGATTTCCGTGCCCCGGACGGGCTGCGCCTGGGTCCGGCCCCGCTGAGCACCCGGTTCGTGGAGCTGTGGGACGCGCTCGATCGCCTGTGCACCCTGGTCGCGGCGGGGGAGCACCACCGCCACGCCGGCGCCGCCCGCCGGGTCACCTGACATCTTCGTCCGGTGTTTCGGGCTATCCGGGCGCGTTGATACCCCGAAACGCCGGAACAGGATGCGCTAAAAGGCGGAGCCCCGACCTGGCGGGCCGGGGCTCCGTGGATCAGGTAGTGCTCAGGGTTACGGCGTGGCCTTCGGCGAGGCCGACGGAGAAGACGTCGGCTCGCTGGTGGCCGGGGTGCTGCTGTCGGACTGACCCGGAGCCGGGCTGGCCGGGGTCGATCCCGTGTCACCGCTGCTGTTGCTCGCCGCGGTGGGGTCGTTCGGGTCCACGAAGGTGCCCACCCGTCCGCCGTCCGCCCAGGCCGTGTACGCCTTCATGTAGGCCTCGGCCTTGGCCGCGTCCGTGGTGCCGTCGGACTTGTTGCCCGGCCGGTTGTCCGAGTACACGTACTGGCCCGGCAGGTCTGAGGAGAAGGGCTCCTTCGCCGGCAGCGCGTCCGGGGTGTACTTCGCGGTGGCATTCCACAGCAGGAAGCTGTTGATGCCGTCGTCGTGCGCGGCCTTGATCTGAGCCTCGACCTCGGGCGCGCCGTAGGCCGGGTGGCCCAGGGTGAAGTCCTGCAGCCACGGGATGATCACGCACTTGGTGCCGAGGACCTGCCGGTTGAAGTCCATCAGCGAGCGGTGAACGATGTCGTAGGGCACCGCGTTCGGGTTCGGACCGACCGAGTACTCGTTCGGGCCCCAGTGCGACGGGTAGACCATCGGTGAGATGAAGTCCAGGTGTGCGGCCATCTTCGGGATGTTCTGCGCCACCGAGCTCGGCGTGAAGCTGGAGATGCCGAACACCGCCGCCCCGAGCTTCGCGCCCGCCGCGTGCACGGCCGGCTCCGCCTGAGCGAGGAAGTCCGCGATGCCGTCCTGCGGGTCGGTGTTGCCGAGGCCCGGGAAGACCTGACCGGGCAGACCACCGGACGCGGCGTGCGCCTCGGGACGACGGATGTAGTCGTACAT
The genomic region above belongs to Sporichthyaceae bacterium and contains:
- a CDS encoding sigma-70 family RNA polymerase sigma factor; this encodes MDAALDVDRLVAAAARGEQAAWDTLVDRYASLVWAVTRTHRLDRPDAADVVQTVWLRLLEHLDRLREPAALAGWLRTTTRRECLRVQRRREREVPDPFVLDGTPSDARDTPEIALLDDERDRQVWTALQQLSERCRTLLRVISADPDASYAQVSAAAGMPVGSIGPSRARCLEQLRRGLVASGYLVVSGGPV
- a CDS encoding S8/S53 family peptidase; amino-acid sequence: MDALLARHGAVRTEDPPAMLRADQLMVAERDRTTLPATLTRWLADPHPPVAGVHRWPLRTGTGADVRSLLADLGDRDRHGTAAPVHLLRAAPRWRGGPADDPTPTADPAPAPAPADPFAAEVTVAVLDTGITAHPWFTERSWWVEVTADQREVLDADGDGLPDHQAGHGTFVTGVLLHQAPSAHLMVRRLLSGDGVCDEVHLIEALAALRAEAAGTGRRVDLVNLSFGCHTYDDRPSALVSEAVAALGRRTVLVAAAGNAHTDRPFWPAALKNVLAVGALDAAGRQRAAFSNHAWWIEACAIGQEVHSAFPLPDGTAGFARWSGTSFAAPVITGTIARLAADRGIDVAAAADLVLDPTARHVPGLGIVIG
- the kynU gene encoding kynureninase; amino-acid sequence: MPIERADALALDAADPLAEFRDRFVEPEPGLIYLDGNSLGRLPRATRDRLAIVIEQEWGGGLVRSWQDWIELPQRVGDHIGEVLLGAAPGQVLIADATTVNLYKLAATALDLRPDRRVILTAADEFPTDLYVLEGLAAARGLQVRVVPADHAHGPAPADVLGALDSEVALLCLSHVGYRGGALADLPLLTAAAHEVGALVLWDLSHAVGAVPIELDAAGVDLATGCTYKYLNGGPGAPAFLYVNRALHARARQPIWGWFGQRDQFAMAAGYDPEPDVRAFGTGTPAVLGLIAVEEGVRLLAEAGLDRLRAKGIALTELGIVLTDERLAPLGFEVASPRDSARRGSHLTLRHPQAWPICAMLVDAGIVGDFRAPDGLRLGPAPLSTRFVELWDALDRLCTLVAAGEHHRHAGAARRVT